The proteins below come from a single Pedobacter aquae genomic window:
- a CDS encoding outer membrane beta-barrel protein: MKKVFLVAAAFIFGSTVYAQTTTTSSAGATRFGLKAGVNLPKYQFTDDDANTSNDTESAVNFHVTGYADVPLSGMFSVQPGISLQGKGAKYTSGNNELTENVLAVEVPVNFVLNVPAGPGKFFLGAGPYAGFNVAGQLKGEGSFFGIDYEGETDMNIGNDSGDDIKPLDFGFNFLTGYQFTSGFNIGAGYGLGLTNLRPGSTSSTNVEKNNRVLSFSVGFAF, encoded by the coding sequence ATGAAAAAAGTTTTTTTAGTAGCAGCAGCTTTCATTTTCGGAAGCACTGTATATGCACAAACAACTACAACATCTTCTGCCGGAGCAACCAGATTTGGTTTAAAAGCCGGAGTTAACTTACCTAAGTATCAGTTTACTGATGATGACGCTAACACCTCTAACGATACTGAAAGTGCGGTAAACTTTCATGTAACGGGTTATGCTGATGTTCCTTTATCAGGGATGTTCTCTGTACAACCTGGTATTTCTTTACAAGGTAAAGGCGCTAAGTATACTAGCGGAAATAATGAACTTACAGAAAATGTTTTAGCTGTTGAGGTACCTGTAAACTTTGTTTTAAATGTACCAGCCGGACCAGGCAAATTCTTTTTAGGTGCAGGTCCTTATGCTGGTTTTAACGTAGCAGGCCAATTAAAAGGCGAAGGTTCTTTCTTTGGTATTGATTACGAAGGAGAAACGGATATGAATATTGGTAACGACTCTGGAGATGATATTAAACCTCTAGATTTTGGTTTTAATTTCTTAACAGGATACCAGTTTACCTCTGGCTTTAATATTGGTGCAGGTTACGGTTTAGGTTTAACAAACTTACGTCCGGGTAGTACCAGCTCAACTAACGTAGAGAAAAATAACCGTGTTTTATCTTTCTCTGTAGGGTTCGCTTTTTAA
- a CDS encoding Gfo/Idh/MocA family protein: protein MKHPYSRRKFIEMATIAGTSIGLSGVLHPLMAKNINQKGKRVGIIGLDTSHVVAFTKTLNAEDSANTYLGYKVVAAYPHGSLDIKSSVDRIPGYTEDVKKLGVEIVSSIDELLKKVDVVLLETNDGRRHLEQALPVLKAGKRMFIDKPIAASLADAKAIFKASEKYKTPVFSSSSLRYLEGLDDARNGKYGKVLGAETYSPALLEPTHPDFFWYGIHGVEMLFTIMGTGCKSVSRVHTEDTDLVVGVWEGNRIGTFRGIRAGKRDYGATVFGEHSVVELKNYKGYNPLLQKIIQFFDTGEVPVTMQETLEICAFIEAADESKRNNGASISIEAVFNKVK from the coding sequence ATGAAACATCCTTACAGCAGAAGAAAGTTTATTGAAATGGCAACTATAGCAGGTACTAGCATCGGTTTATCGGGAGTGCTGCATCCATTAATGGCAAAAAATATTAACCAAAAAGGGAAAAGAGTAGGTATTATAGGTTTAGATACTTCGCATGTTGTAGCATTTACTAAAACATTAAATGCCGAGGATTCAGCTAATACATATCTTGGTTATAAGGTAGTTGCGGCTTATCCTCATGGTAGCTTGGATATTAAAAGTAGTGTAGATAGAATTCCAGGTTATACAGAAGATGTTAAAAAGCTAGGTGTAGAAATTGTATCATCTATAGATGAGCTGCTAAAAAAAGTTGATGTTGTTTTATTAGAAACTAATGACGGTAGAAGGCACTTAGAACAAGCTTTACCTGTTTTAAAAGCTGGTAAACGTATGTTTATTGATAAACCTATAGCAGCTTCTTTGGCTGATGCTAAAGCTATATTTAAGGCTTCTGAAAAATATAAAACTCCTGTTTTTTCATCTTCATCATTAAGATATTTAGAAGGGTTAGATGATGCTAGAAATGGTAAATACGGGAAAGTTTTAGGTGCAGAAACCTATAGTCCAGCTCTTTTAGAGCCAACCCATCCAGATTTTTTCTGGTATGGGATACATGGTGTAGAAATGCTTTTTACCATTATGGGAACAGGTTGTAAATCAGTTTCAAGAGTACATACAGAAGATACCGACCTTGTTGTTGGTGTTTGGGAAGGAAATAGGATAGGGACTTTTAGAGGTATAAGAGCAGGTAAAAGAGATTACGGCGCTACAGTTTTTGGTGAGCATAGTGTTGTAGAATTAAAAAATTACAAGGGTTATAATCCTTTGTTGCAAAAAATAATACAGTTTTTTGATACGGGTGAAGTACCTGTAACTATGCAAGAAACCTTAGAAATTTGTGCATTTATAGAAGCTGCTGATGAAAGCAAAAGAAATAATGGAGCTAGCATAAGTATAGAAGCTGTTTTTAACAAGGTAAAGTAA
- a CDS encoding Gfo/Idh/MocA family protein — MEKGSNNTRRSFIKTAVTGAAAVTFGGVLPGFSAKSYASILGANERVRVAMMGVNARGLALATNFAMQPNCEVIYVCDVDERAAQKCITKVEETQNKKTKAQPDFRKALEDKNLDALVVAAPDHWHAPAAILASKAGKHVYLEKPCSHNPHEGELLVAAVNKYKNVIQMGNQRRSWPNVVAGIKELHNGIIGRPYFAKTWYTNNRKPIGIGKEALVPSWLNYDLWQGPAPRKAYKDNVIHYNWHWFWHWGTGEALNNGTHMVDIARWGLKVDYPTKVSSNGGRYHYKDDWETPDTQIINMEFGHDKFISWEGRSCNSVPVEGSMVGVIFYGENGSLQIDGSNAYKIFDLKGKLLKEVKDDTKVEAASLTNPSQVLDAYHLQNFFDAIKKGSSLNSDMMSGHQSTLLVQLGNIALRTGTTLNINPKNGRIIDNPEAMKYWSRAYEPGWEPTI; from the coding sequence ATGGAAAAAGGCAGCAACAACACAAGAAGAAGCTTTATCAAAACGGCAGTAACCGGTGCGGCAGCAGTTACCTTTGGTGGTGTTTTACCGGGCTTCAGCGCTAAAAGCTATGCTAGTATTTTAGGTGCTAATGAAAGGGTAAGGGTAGCCATGATGGGGGTAAATGCTAGAGGTTTAGCCTTAGCAACAAATTTTGCTATGCAACCCAACTGTGAAGTTATTTATGTTTGTGATGTTGATGAAAGGGCTGCCCAAAAATGTATTACCAAAGTAGAAGAAACTCAAAACAAAAAAACTAAGGCACAGCCCGATTTTAGGAAAGCTTTAGAGGATAAAAATTTAGATGCTTTAGTTGTGGCTGCTCCAGATCATTGGCATGCTCCAGCGGCTATCTTAGCATCAAAAGCTGGTAAACACGTTTATTTAGAGAAACCTTGCAGCCATAATCCTCATGAAGGAGAATTATTAGTTGCTGCGGTTAATAAGTATAAAAATGTAATCCAAATGGGCAATCAAAGGAGATCATGGCCAAATGTTGTTGCAGGTATTAAAGAGCTGCATAATGGCATAATCGGTCGCCCATATTTTGCTAAAACTTGGTATACCAACAATCGTAAACCTATCGGGATTGGAAAAGAAGCCCTTGTGCCATCTTGGTTAAATTATGATTTATGGCAGGGGCCAGCTCCGCGTAAAGCCTATAAAGACAATGTTATACACTACAACTGGCATTGGTTCTGGCATTGGGGAACAGGAGAAGCTTTAAACAACGGAACACATATGGTAGATATTGCTAGATGGGGTTTAAAGGTAGATTATCCTACAAAAGTTAGCTCAAACGGTGGAAGATATCATTATAAAGATGATTGGGAAACTCCAGATACCCAAATCATCAATATGGAGTTTGGTCATGATAAATTCATCAGTTGGGAGGGAAGAAGTTGTAACAGTGTGCCTGTTGAGGGTAGTATGGTAGGCGTGATTTTCTATGGCGAAAACGGTTCTTTACAAATTGACGGCTCTAATGCGTATAAGATTTTTGATTTAAAAGGTAAACTTTTGAAAGAAGTGAAAGACGATACCAAAGTTGAAGCCGCCAGTTTAACCAATCCTTCACAAGTATTAGATGCTTATCATCTACAAAATTTCTTTGACGCTATTAAGAAAGGGAGTTCTTTAAATTCTGATATGATGAGTGGCCACCAAAGTACGCTGTTGGTTCAGTTAGGTAATATTGCTTTAAGAACTGGTACTACCTTAAATATTAATCCTAAAAACGGAAGAATTATAGATAATCCAGAAGCTATGAAATATTGGAGCAGAGCTTATGAGCCAGGTTGGGAGCCTACTATTTAA
- a CDS encoding MFS transporter — protein MFKDNKKTIRSWAMFDWANSSYNLVITSTIFPAYYTAITTTKTATGTTDKVSFFGLEFVNTALSNYALAVAYLIIAIITPFLTATADYRGNKKVFLRLFTWLGALSCAGLYFFKSDTLELGVILFALAAIGYCGGIVFINSYLPEIASKEKQDAVSAKGFAYGYVGSVILQIICFVFVLMPDLFGITDATFPARLSFLLVGIWWISFAHISFRVLPKGSPNFNKVDKAKIHSGFQELLKVWKQVSQMAVLKCYLLAFFFYAMGVQTIMLVAANFGEKVLHLGTEKLIITILIIQLVAIIGAILMSKLSKRFGNIQVLIFVVSIWILVCIAAYHITNQIEFFALAAVVGLFMGGIQSLSRSTFSKFIPENTPDTASFFSFYDVTEKLAIVAGLFSFGLIEELTGSMRNSTLALASFFTVGLWVLFTVLNSQKKHKNQASIQAI, from the coding sequence ATGTTTAAAGACAATAAAAAAACCATTCGTTCATGGGCTATGTTCGATTGGGCAAATTCTTCTTATAATCTGGTTATAACATCAACTATTTTTCCGGCTTATTATACGGCTATAACCACTACAAAAACAGCAACAGGCACAACAGATAAAGTTTCTTTCTTTGGTTTAGAGTTTGTAAACACGGCTTTATCTAATTACGCTTTAGCTGTAGCTTATTTAATTATTGCTATAATCACCCCTTTTTTAACCGCTACTGCCGATTATCGTGGTAACAAAAAGGTTTTCTTACGATTATTTACTTGGTTAGGAGCTTTATCTTGTGCAGGTTTATACTTTTTTAAGTCTGATACATTAGAACTTGGCGTTATTTTATTTGCCCTTGCAGCTATAGGCTATTGCGGCGGAATTGTATTCATAAATTCTTATTTACCAGAAATTGCCAGTAAAGAAAAACAAGATGCTGTAAGTGCCAAGGGTTTTGCCTATGGTTATGTTGGTAGTGTTATTTTACAAATTATATGTTTTGTTTTTGTATTAATGCCTGATCTTTTTGGTATTACAGATGCTACTTTTCCTGCTCGTTTATCTTTTCTTTTGGTAGGTATCTGGTGGATAAGCTTTGCGCATATCTCTTTTAGGGTTTTACCTAAAGGAAGCCCCAATTTTAATAAAGTAGACAAAGCCAAGATACATAGTGGTTTTCAGGAATTATTAAAAGTTTGGAAACAGGTGAGTCAAATGGCAGTGTTAAAATGCTATTTACTAGCCTTCTTTTTCTATGCTATGGGTGTGCAAACCATTATGTTGGTAGCTGCAAATTTTGGCGAGAAGGTATTGCATTTAGGTACAGAGAAGCTCATCATCACCATCTTAATTATTCAGTTGGTAGCCATTATAGGAGCCATTTTAATGTCTAAACTATCTAAACGCTTTGGCAATATACAAGTACTTATTTTTGTGGTAAGTATTTGGATATTGGTTTGTATTGCAGCATATCATATTACAAATCAGATAGAATTTTTTGCTTTAGCGGCTGTTGTAGGTTTGTTTATGGGGGGTATACAATCCTTATCACGCTCTACGTTTTCTAAGTTTATTCCAGAAAATACACCAGATACGGCTTCCTTTTTTAGTTTTTACGATGTTACAGAGAAGCTGGCCATAGTAGCTGGTTTATTTAGTTTCGGATTGATAGAAGAACTTACAGGTAGCATGCGAAATTCAACTTTGGCTTTAGCGTCTTTCTTTACTGTAGGTTTATGGGTGCTTTTTACAGTTTTAAACTCACAAAAGAAGCATAAAAATCAGGCTAGTATTCAGGCAATTTAA
- a CDS encoding head GIN domain-containing protein — MRNYIFYTLALFITVLSSCGGSGCITGSGEQIVEQRSIGDFSKLEISGDFKVLIFQSDSSAMSIMADDNIIPHVKQKISGDVLTIVLDEDICDGGPVAISLSSKTWNAIKASGAVEVIGESKIVAQDFELDLSGATDVALVLEAARLTTKTSGAAEISLKGQSRQHFIETSGSSTIKAFDFVVSDYRLESSGASDAQINVLNSLEVKSSGQSNIVYKGNPKTIKRDESGAASITQAN, encoded by the coding sequence ATGAGAAACTATATTTTTTACACATTAGCATTATTCATAACTGTATTATCCTCTTGCGGAGGTTCTGGCTGTATTACCGGTTCCGGAGAGCAAATTGTTGAACAAAGAAGTATTGGCGATTTTTCTAAATTAGAAATATCGGGCGATTTTAAGGTGTTGATATTCCAATCAGATTCTAGCGCTATGAGTATCATGGCTGATGACAATATTATCCCTCATGTAAAGCAAAAAATATCTGGCGATGTATTAACCATAGTATTGGATGAAGATATATGCGATGGTGGTCCGGTTGCCATAAGTTTATCTTCTAAAACTTGGAATGCTATTAAAGCATCCGGTGCGGTAGAAGTGATAGGAGAAAGTAAAATTGTAGCTCAAGATTTTGAATTAGATTTAAGCGGTGCAACAGATGTAGCTTTAGTTTTAGAAGCGGCAAGATTAACCACCAAAACATCTGGAGCGGCAGAAATAAGTTTAAAAGGGCAAAGCCGACAGCATTTTATAGAAACCAGCGGTTCTAGCACCATTAAAGCATTTGATTTTGTAGTTAGTGATTATAGGTTGGAAAGTAGCGGTGCTAGTGATGCGCAAATAAATGTTTTAAATAGTTTAGAGGTAAAATCATCAGGGCAAAGCAATATTGTTTATAAAGGAAATCCAAAAACCATTAAGAGAGATGAAAGTGGTGCTGCAAGCATCACGCAAGCAAATTAA
- a CDS encoding carbohydrate-binding family 9-like protein, giving the protein MLDTHPRIFVPDISKDISTLDLNIIAKQLNTLKPHKLINSSWPSFKTDTESSFYIAHLQDTLLLKFKVSETYFKASTRKINDDVHLDNGVECFISFFNDENYYNLEFNCLGSLKVGYGAGRFNRELLPEKILKSIKTYTTLQHDKTLNQFNWEILISVPIDVFMFSNLKTLKGLSAKANFYKCGDDLPKPDYLSWTFMDTLEPDFHQPNFFGDVFFS; this is encoded by the coding sequence ATGTTGGATACGCACCCTCGCATTTTTGTGCCTGATATTTCTAAAGATATAAGCACTTTAGATTTAAATATTATAGCTAAACAACTAAACACTTTAAAACCTCATAAGCTCATAAACTCCTCTTGGCCTAGTTTCAAAACCGATACAGAATCGTCTTTTTATATTGCCCATTTACAGGATACTTTACTATTAAAATTTAAAGTTTCTGAAACCTATTTTAAAGCATCCACTAGAAAAATTAATGATGATGTTCATCTAGATAATGGTGTAGAGTGTTTTATTTCCTTTTTTAATGATGAAAATTACTATAACCTAGAATTTAATTGTTTGGGGAGTTTAAAAGTAGGTTATGGTGCAGGTAGGTTTAATAGGGAGCTATTGCCAGAAAAAATATTAAAATCGATAAAAACGTATACTACACTTCAACATGATAAGACATTAAATCAATTTAATTGGGAAATATTGATTTCAGTACCGATAGATGTTTTTATGTTTTCTAACTTAAAGACTTTAAAAGGATTATCGGCAAAAGCCAATTTTTACAAATGTGGAGATGATTTACCAAAGCCAGATTATCTTTCTTGGACTTTTATGGATACTCTTGAACCAGATTTTCATCAACCAAATTTTTTTGGCGATGTATTTTTTAGCTGA
- a CDS encoding (Fe-S)-binding protein: MNVELFIPCFVDQLYAETAHNTVKLLEKAGCKVIYNPEQTCCGQPAYNAGFWDEAKEVGSKFLNDFSEQNYIVSPSASCTGMVKNAYNNLFFNTAIHNKCRTIQSHIFELSDFLVNIAKRDYFGAELEAKVVYHDSCSALRECKIKEEPRLLLAKVHGLELVEMKDNETCCGFGGTFSVKFPDISSAMADQKVQNALETGAEYIVSTDASCLLQLQAYIDAHQLPIKTMHLADVLTTGWMEDASL; the protein is encoded by the coding sequence ATGAACGTAGAACTATTTATACCTTGCTTTGTTGATCAGCTTTATGCAGAAACAGCACATAATACCGTAAAACTTTTAGAAAAAGCAGGTTGTAAGGTAATTTATAATCCAGAACAAACTTGCTGTGGGCAGCCGGCATATAACGCAGGTTTTTGGGATGAAGCTAAAGAAGTAGGAAGTAAATTTTTAAATGATTTTTCTGAACAAAATTATATCGTTTCTCCTTCTGCTTCTTGCACCGGGATGGTGAAAAACGCTTATAATAACTTGTTTTTCAATACCGCTATTCATAATAAATGCAGAACCATACAAAGCCATATTTTTGAGTTATCAGACTTTTTAGTAAACATCGCAAAGAGAGATTATTTTGGTGCCGAGCTAGAAGCTAAAGTTGTTTATCATGATTCTTGTAGCGCATTAAGAGAATGTAAAATTAAAGAAGAACCACGCTTGTTGCTAGCCAAAGTACATGGTTTAGAGCTGGTAGAGATGAAAGATAATGAAACTTGCTGTGGTTTTGGTGGTACTTTCTCTGTTAAATTTCCTGATATTTCATCGGCTATGGCGGATCAAAAAGTGCAAAACGCTTTAGAAACCGGGGCAGAGTATATTGTTTCTACAGATGCTTCTTGCTTATTGCAATTACAAGCTTATATAGATGCGCATCAATTACCCATTAAAACCATGCATTTAGCAGATGTTTTAACTACCGGTTGGATGGAAGATGCTTCTTTATAA
- a CDS encoding sugar MFS transporter yields the protein MKNHLESVDVNSLSKRDTTISIMIIAVLFFIFGFVSWINAILIPYFKIACELTNFQSYLVTFAFYISYFVMSIPSSFLLKKFGFKKGMMLGFWTMAIGAFIFVPAAFTRTYEIFLIGLFTLGSGLAILQTAANPYITVLGAKERAAQRISIMGICNKGAGILAPLIFAAVILKATDGELFKQLPTMDDAQRNTALDELIRRVILPYACVGAVLLGLGLFVRYSPLPEINTEQESEAVALANSDKTSIFQFPHLILGAIAIFLHVGTQVIAIDTIIGYAGSMNIQLLEAKVFPSYTLFLTICGYILGIITIPRFMSQVNALRLCTVLGTIFTLAIIYTEGNINFLGHQADISIWFVVLLGFANSLVWAGIWPLALDGLGRFTKLGASIMIMGLCGNAIVPLFYGYFADEFGLKQAYWVLFPCYLYLVFYAVKGFKIRRWSI from the coding sequence ATGAAAAATCATTTAGAATCAGTTGATGTAAACTCTCTAAGTAAGCGTGATACCACGATTTCTATCATGATTATAGCGGTATTATTCTTTATTTTTGGTTTTGTGAGTTGGATAAATGCTATCCTTATCCCGTATTTTAAAATCGCTTGCGAGCTTACAAATTTTCAATCCTATCTGGTAACCTTTGCATTTTATATATCTTATTTTGTGATGTCTATACCATCGTCTTTTCTTTTAAAAAAGTTTGGATTTAAAAAAGGGATGATGCTAGGTTTCTGGACAATGGCTATAGGTGCTTTTATTTTTGTGCCTGCCGCTTTTACTAGAACCTATGAAATCTTTTTAATCGGATTATTCACTTTAGGTTCTGGTTTAGCCATCTTGCAAACAGCAGCAAACCCATATATTACAGTATTAGGCGCAAAAGAAAGGGCTGCACAACGTATTAGTATTATGGGGATATGTAACAAAGGGGCAGGGATATTAGCACCTCTAATTTTTGCAGCCGTAATTCTTAAAGCTACAGATGGCGAATTGTTTAAACAACTTCCTACGATGGATGATGCTCAGCGAAATACCGCTTTAGACGAACTCATTAGGAGAGTAATCTTACCTTACGCTTGTGTTGGCGCTGTTTTGCTTGGTTTAGGCTTATTTGTAAGATACTCGCCTTTACCAGAAATTAATACCGAACAAGAAAGTGAAGCAGTTGCTCTAGCTAATTCAGATAAGACGAGTATTTTTCAATTCCCTCATTTAATATTGGGGGCTATAGCTATTTTCTTACATGTAGGTACACAAGTAATTGCTATTGATACTATAATTGGATATGCCGGCTCTATGAATATTCAACTCCTAGAAGCTAAAGTTTTTCCTTCTTACACCTTATTTTTAACTATTTGCGGTTACATCTTAGGTATCATTACTATCCCTAGATTTATGAGTCAGGTTAATGCTTTAAGGCTCTGTACTGTATTAGGCACTATCTTCACCTTAGCTATTATTTATACCGAAGGAAATATTAATTTTTTAGGTCATCAAGCAGATATTTCTATATGGTTTGTGGTTCTTTTAGGATTTGCGAACTCTTTAGTTTGGGCGGGTATTTGGCCTCTTGCTTTGGATGGTTTAGGTAGGTTTACCAAACTAGGCGCTTCTATCATGATTATGGGTTTATGTGGCAACGCTATAGTTCCTTTATTTTATGGTTATTTTGCTGATGAGTTTGGTTTAAAACAAGCTTATTGGGTGTTATTTCCATGTTATTTGTACCTTGTATTTTATGCAGTAAAGGGTTTTAAAATAAGGCGATGGAGCATTTAA
- a CDS encoding putative oxidoreductase C-terminal domain-containing protein, with the protein MIKLLTFNPGHFHAALVQKIMFDKVSKEVNVYAPDGAELATHLKLINSYNTRENNPTNWQLKIYKGEDYLQKMLDEKKGNVVILAGNNQKKTTYINEAVQAGLNVLADKPMAIDKGGFEILEKAFQKADAHDLLLFDIMTERYEITNLLQKELAQNKDIFGTIEKGSLKQPAVEKLSVHHFFKYVSGAPLIRPAWYFDVEQEGEGLVDVTTHLVDLIQWSVFPETVFDYKNDVEILSAQKWSTPLSLAEFTMSTRLDTFPDYLKKDLKNGVLQVNANGEMIYTLKGVHVKVGVKWDFEAPKGSGDTHYSLMRGTKAHLLIKQGKEQNFKPILYIKPLKQTAAYTKQLNQNIKKLSLKYPGIALKPSDEGWEIIIPEKYHVGHEAHFAEVAKKYFSYLKKGELPAWEKSYMLTKYYTTTSALSKASLK; encoded by the coding sequence ATGATTAAACTTTTAACCTTTAATCCGGGACATTTTCATGCAGCCTTAGTTCAAAAAATAATGTTTGATAAGGTGAGCAAAGAAGTTAATGTTTATGCCCCAGACGGTGCCGAATTAGCCACACATCTCAAACTGATAAATTCCTATAATACGAGAGAAAATAATCCTACCAACTGGCAATTAAAAATCTATAAAGGTGAAGATTATCTTCAGAAGATGCTGGATGAAAAGAAAGGCAATGTTGTCATCTTAGCAGGAAACAACCAGAAAAAAACTACTTATATCAATGAAGCCGTTCAAGCCGGATTAAATGTTTTGGCTGATAAGCCTATGGCTATTGATAAAGGAGGATTTGAAATTCTTGAAAAAGCTTTTCAAAAGGCAGATGCTCATGATTTACTTCTTTTTGATATCATGACAGAACGTTATGAAATCACAAACTTATTACAAAAAGAACTAGCACAAAACAAAGATATTTTTGGAACTATAGAGAAAGGAAGCCTTAAACAGCCTGCTGTGGAAAAGTTAAGTGTACATCATTTTTTTAAATATGTTTCTGGTGCGCCATTAATAAGACCAGCTTGGTATTTTGATGTTGAACAAGAAGGTGAGGGTTTGGTAGATGTTACTACCCATTTGGTTGATTTAATACAATGGTCTGTTTTTCCTGAGACGGTTTTTGATTATAAAAATGATGTGGAAATACTTTCCGCACAAAAATGGTCTACCCCTTTAAGTTTAGCAGAGTTTACCATGTCAACCAGATTAGATACTTTTCCTGATTATCTTAAAAAAGATCTTAAAAATGGTGTTTTACAGGTAAATGCCAACGGAGAAATGATTTATACTTTAAAAGGTGTACATGTAAAAGTTGGTGTAAAATGGGATTTTGAAGCGCCTAAAGGAAGTGGCGATACGCATTACTCTTTGATGCGTGGCACAAAAGCACATTTGCTTATTAAACAAGGTAAAGAGCAGAATTTTAAGCCTATTTTGTATATAAAACCATTAAAGCAAACAGCAGCTTATACAAAGCAATTAAATCAAAACATTAAAAAACTGAGTTTAAAGTATCCCGGTATAGCTTTAAAACCTTCTGATGAAGGTTGGGAAATTATCATTCCAGAAAAGTACCATGTAGGACATGAAGCTCATTTCGCAGAAGTTGCTAAGAAGTATTTTTCTTATTTAAAAAAAGGCGAGCTTCCGGCTTGGGAAAAATCTTATATGCTTACCAAATATTACACAACAACATCCGCTTTAAGTAAAGCATCATTAAAATAG
- a CDS encoding Gfo/Idh/MocA family protein, with protein sequence MSHKKPITRRKFISGSALTLATLSTMNLTSFAQEKSKKVRLGLIGFGQRGAGIVSVTKDIQGIEFVAFCDNDTRRLAEAKKWGNAQTQYFSDYKKMLAQAEIDAVIIASPLFMHYEMCLEAIKNKKHIFVEKTMTFNIEQALSLVKEVQKTDLVFQVGHQYRYYDLYYKVKEILDKGWLGKISHIESQYNRNSDWRRPVLSGQEERVINWRLYKEFSGGLVAELCAHQIDVVNWMLGSNPKKVIGFGGVDYWKDGRDTYDNIRVIYEYENGIKSCVTSVSNNQHNSYAIKILGSKGTLDIKRNNVYFYPEPVKKELGVVDGVTGATLEAIKPGEAKEIKFSSPDGEDRDPTVYALLDFINCIQNNKKPFCDVVAGKNVAIAVHMANAAIETGNMQHWKEEYS encoded by the coding sequence CAATGAACTTAACTTCTTTTGCTCAAGAAAAGTCTAAAAAAGTAAGATTAGGACTTATTGGTTTTGGACAAAGAGGGGCCGGAATTGTGAGTGTTACTAAAGATATTCAAGGAATTGAATTTGTGGCTTTTTGTGATAATGATACACGTAGATTAGCAGAAGCCAAAAAATGGGGCAATGCACAAACACAGTATTTTTCTGATTATAAAAAGATGCTTGCCCAAGCAGAAATAGACGCTGTTATTATTGCTAGCCCTTTATTTATGCATTATGAAATGTGCTTAGAAGCTATTAAAAACAAGAAGCACATTTTTGTAGAAAAAACAATGACTTTCAATATAGAACAAGCATTGTCTTTAGTAAAAGAAGTACAAAAAACAGATTTAGTTTTTCAAGTAGGTCATCAATACCGTTATTACGATTTATACTATAAGGTAAAAGAAATTCTAGACAAAGGTTGGTTAGGTAAAATCTCTCATATAGAGTCTCAATACAACAGAAATTCTGATTGGCGCAGGCCTGTTTTAAGTGGTCAGGAAGAGCGTGTGATTAATTGGAGATTATATAAAGAGTTTTCTGGAGGTTTAGTTGCCGAACTTTGTGCCCATCAAATTGATGTTGTTAACTGGATGTTGGGCTCAAATCCTAAAAAAGTTATCGGTTTTGGTGGTGTTGATTATTGGAAAGACGGAAGAGATACTTATGATAATATTAGGGTTATTTATGAGTATGAAAACGGCATAAAGTCTTGTGTTACCTCTGTTTCTAATAATCAGCATAATAGCTATGCCATAAAAATATTGGGTTCTAAAGGCACCTTAGATATCAAACGAAATAATGTTTATTTCTATCCGGAGCCCGTAAAGAAAGAATTAGGGGTGGTAGATGGGGTAACTGGTGCAACTTTAGAAGCTATAAAGCCTGGTGAAGCTAAAGAAATTAAGTTTTCATCTCCTGATGGTGAAGATAGAGACCCAACTGTATATGCTTTATTAGATTTTATCAACTGCATACAAAATAATAAAAAACCTTTCTGTGATGTTGTTGCGGGTAAAAATGTAGCTATTGCTGTTCATATGGCAAATGCAGCTATTGAAACAGGAAATATGCAACATTGGAAAGAAGAATATTCTTAA